The Leifsonia williamsii genome includes a region encoding these proteins:
- a CDS encoding Fe-S cluster assembly protein HesB: MLTLTENASTIVKTLTDQSPTEDAGLRISSSNPDATAFAASVAEVPEPADQVVESGGARLFLEQSAAVVLDDKVLDAQVDDQGAVSFAIGALA; the protein is encoded by the coding sequence ATGCTCACCCTCACTGAGAACGCCAGCACGATCGTCAAGACCCTCACCGACCAGTCGCCGACGGAGGACGCGGGCCTGCGCATCAGCAGCAGCAACCCCGACGCCACCGCCTTCGCGGCCTCGGTCGCCGAGGTGCCAGAGCCCGCCGACCAGGTGGTGGAGTCGGGAGGCGCGCGCCTGTTCCTCGAGCAGAGCGCGGCCGTCGTCCTCGACGACAAGGTGCTGGACGCCCAGGTCGACGACCAGGGAGCCGTCAGCTTCGCCATCGGCGCGCTGGCGTAA
- a CDS encoding type 1 glutamine amidotransferase domain-containing protein, with amino-acid sequence MALDGKTIAFLVGPEGIEQAELTEPWKAVTEAGGTPKLISQEQGEVQAFNHLTPADTFPVDVTLADASADAFDGLVLPGGVANGDQVRTFPEAVSLVKAFADAGKPIAVICHGGWVLVEADVVRGRTLTSWPSLQTDYRNAGATWQDQEVVVDDGPFTLVSSRKPDDLPAFNRELVAAFGG; translated from the coding sequence ATGGCACTCGACGGAAAGACGATCGCGTTCCTGGTGGGCCCGGAGGGCATCGAGCAGGCCGAGCTGACCGAGCCGTGGAAGGCCGTCACGGAGGCCGGCGGCACACCGAAGCTGATCTCGCAGGAGCAGGGCGAGGTGCAGGCGTTCAACCACCTGACCCCGGCCGACACGTTCCCGGTCGACGTGACGCTCGCCGACGCGTCCGCAGACGCCTTCGACGGGCTGGTCCTGCCGGGCGGCGTCGCGAACGGCGACCAGGTGCGCACCTTCCCCGAGGCGGTGTCGCTGGTGAAGGCGTTCGCCGACGCGGGCAAGCCGATCGCGGTGATCTGCCACGGCGGCTGGGTGCTGGTGGAGGCGGACGTCGTGCGCGGTCGCACCCTCACCAGCTGGCCGAGCCTGCAGACCGACTACCGCAACGCGGGGGCGACCTGGCAGGACCAGGAGGTCGTGGTCGACGACGGCCCGTTCACCCTGGTGAGCTCGCGCAAGCCCGACGACCTGCCCGCCTTCAACCGCGAGCTCGTCGCGGCCTTCGGAGGCTGA
- a CDS encoding aldo/keto reductase, whose amino-acid sequence MASIPQVPLNDGSSIPQLGFGVYKIPEAETVEAVLTALDAGYRHIDTAAFYENERAVGEAVRRSGLARGDVYVTTKVWWTENGYDSALRSFDASLDRLGFDTVDLFLIHWPAPKHDKYVDTWRALERIREEGRARSIGVANFHTHHLDRLARETDVVPAVNQVELHPWLPQQEVRRYDAEHGIVTEAWSPLARGRVLGDPTLDRLAAKHGVSPAQVVIRWQLQLGNVVIPKSATRERIRENLEVFGFELDADDLQAIASLETGERTGKDPDDLG is encoded by the coding sequence ATGGCGAGCATCCCCCAGGTCCCTCTCAACGACGGCTCGAGCATCCCGCAGCTGGGCTTCGGCGTGTACAAGATCCCCGAGGCCGAGACGGTGGAGGCGGTGCTCACGGCCCTGGATGCCGGCTACCGGCACATCGACACGGCCGCGTTCTACGAGAACGAACGAGCCGTGGGGGAGGCGGTGCGTCGCAGCGGGCTGGCCCGCGGCGACGTGTACGTGACGACGAAGGTGTGGTGGACCGAGAACGGCTACGACTCGGCCCTGCGCTCCTTCGACGCGAGCCTCGACCGGCTCGGCTTCGACACGGTCGACCTGTTCCTCATCCACTGGCCGGCGCCGAAGCACGACAAGTACGTCGACACCTGGCGCGCGCTGGAGCGGATCCGCGAGGAGGGCCGCGCCCGCTCGATCGGCGTCGCCAACTTCCACACCCACCACCTCGACCGGCTCGCCCGCGAGACCGACGTCGTCCCGGCGGTCAACCAGGTGGAACTGCACCCCTGGCTGCCGCAGCAGGAGGTGCGCCGCTACGACGCCGAGCACGGCATCGTGACAGAGGCGTGGTCGCCGCTGGCCCGCGGCCGCGTGCTGGGCGACCCGACGCTCGACCGGCTCGCCGCGAAGCACGGCGTCTCTCCGGCCCAGGTGGTCATCCGCTGGCAGCTGCAGCTGGGCAACGTCGTGATCCCGAAGTCGGCCACACGCGAGCGCATCCGCGAGAACCTGGAGGTGTTCGGCTTCGAACTCGACGCCGACGACCTCCAGGCCATCGCCTCCCTCGAGACGGGCGAGCGCACCGGCAAGGACCCGGACGACCTGGGCTGA
- a CDS encoding S9 family peptidase: MLTPPVTAKKPTERVHHGDVWVDDYEWLRDKEDPAVLAHLHEENAYTNARTEHLAVLREQLFDEIKRRTRETDLSVPTREGDWWYYTRTVEGKQYGIHCRAPIASPDDWEPPALDDEAQRNGLPGEQVLLDDNAEAEGHDFYALGSFDVSADGTRLLYGVDTEGDERYTLRVRSLVDDTAFPDEITGTGAGALFDASGDYIFYTTVDDAWRPDTVWRHTVGDGPSTEDAQVFHEPDERYWIGVGMTRSRAFLVIEAGSNITSETWLLRATDPTGDFTVVWPRKEGVEYDVEHAVANGHDRLLIVHNDGAVNFELVSVAADDPQGDRRMLLPHDPAVRIEGVDAFRDFVSLEYRREGMTRVAVARVPQGDDRDDTLHELHFDEQLFTVGVGGNPEWTQPHLRLGYGSFVTPSSVYDYEVRSGELTLRKQQPVLGGFDPSLFEQRREWATAPDGTRIPISLVYRNDLVTPGEPAPLVLYGYGSYEASMDPSFSIPRLSLLDRGVVFAIAHVRGGGELGRLWYEHGKKLHKRNSFTDFVACAERLVDEGWTTPDRLAAQGGSAGGLLMGAVANLAPRLFAGILAEVPFVDPLTTILDPSLPLTVIEWDEWGDPLHDPEVYDYMKSYAPLENVHHTRYPRILAVTSLNDTRVLYVEPAKWVARLRDVADADALLKTEMAAGHGGVSGRYSAWRERAFSLAWLLDVVGAHPSGE; the protein is encoded by the coding sequence ATGCTCACTCCTCCCGTCACCGCCAAGAAGCCGACCGAACGCGTCCACCACGGGGACGTCTGGGTCGACGACTACGAATGGCTGCGCGACAAGGAGGATCCGGCCGTCCTGGCGCATCTCCACGAGGAGAACGCGTACACCAACGCCCGCACCGAGCACCTCGCCGTGCTGCGCGAGCAGCTCTTCGACGAGATCAAGCGGCGCACGCGCGAGACCGATCTGAGCGTCCCGACCCGCGAGGGCGACTGGTGGTATTACACCCGGACCGTCGAGGGCAAGCAGTACGGCATCCACTGCCGGGCGCCCATCGCGTCGCCCGACGACTGGGAGCCGCCGGCGCTCGACGACGAGGCGCAGCGCAACGGGCTGCCGGGCGAGCAGGTGCTGCTCGACGACAACGCCGAGGCGGAGGGGCACGACTTCTACGCCCTCGGGAGCTTCGACGTCAGCGCCGACGGCACGCGGCTGCTGTACGGCGTCGACACCGAGGGCGACGAGCGGTACACGCTGCGGGTGCGATCGCTGGTCGACGACACCGCGTTCCCCGACGAGATCACGGGGACGGGAGCGGGCGCCCTGTTCGACGCGAGCGGCGACTACATCTTCTACACGACCGTCGACGACGCCTGGCGGCCGGACACCGTGTGGCGGCACACCGTCGGCGATGGGCCGTCGACCGAGGACGCCCAGGTCTTCCACGAGCCCGACGAGCGCTACTGGATCGGCGTCGGGATGACGCGCAGTCGCGCCTTCCTCGTCATCGAGGCCGGCTCCAACATCACCAGCGAGACCTGGCTGCTCCGGGCGACAGACCCGACCGGCGACTTCACCGTCGTCTGGCCCCGCAAGGAGGGAGTGGAGTACGACGTCGAGCACGCCGTCGCGAACGGCCACGACCGCCTCCTGATCGTGCACAACGACGGCGCCGTCAACTTCGAGCTCGTCAGCGTCGCGGCCGACGACCCGCAGGGCGACCGGCGGATGCTGCTGCCGCACGATCCCGCGGTGCGAATCGAGGGCGTCGACGCGTTCCGCGACTTCGTCAGCCTGGAGTACCGGCGCGAGGGCATGACGCGCGTCGCCGTCGCGCGCGTGCCACAGGGCGACGACCGCGACGACACCCTCCACGAGCTCCACTTCGACGAGCAGCTGTTCACCGTCGGTGTCGGCGGCAACCCGGAGTGGACCCAGCCTCACCTGCGCCTCGGCTACGGCAGCTTCGTCACGCCGTCGAGCGTCTACGACTACGAGGTGCGCTCCGGAGAGCTGACCCTGCGCAAGCAGCAGCCGGTGCTCGGCGGGTTCGACCCGTCGCTGTTCGAGCAGCGGAGGGAGTGGGCGACCGCGCCGGACGGCACCCGCATCCCGATCTCGCTCGTCTACCGCAACGACCTCGTCACGCCGGGTGAGCCGGCCCCGCTCGTGCTGTACGGGTACGGGTCGTACGAGGCGAGCATGGACCCGTCGTTCAGCATCCCGCGGCTCAGCCTGCTCGACCGGGGCGTGGTCTTCGCCATCGCGCACGTGCGCGGCGGAGGCGAGCTCGGCCGGCTCTGGTACGAGCACGGCAAGAAGCTGCACAAGCGCAACAGCTTCACCGACTTCGTCGCGTGCGCCGAGCGGCTCGTCGACGAGGGCTGGACCACGCCCGACCGGCTCGCCGCCCAGGGCGGCAGCGCGGGCGGTCTGCTGATGGGCGCGGTCGCGAACCTCGCGCCGCGCCTCTTCGCCGGCATCCTGGCCGAGGTGCCCTTCGTCGATCCGCTGACGACCATCCTCGATCCGTCACTGCCGCTGACCGTCATCGAATGGGACGAGTGGGGCGACCCGCTGCACGATCCCGAGGTCTACGACTACATGAAGTCGTACGCCCCGCTCGAGAACGTCCACCACACCCGGTACCCGCGCATCCTGGCGGTCACCAGCCTGAACGACACGCGCGTCCTGTACGTCGAGCCGGCGAAGTGGGTGGCGCGCCTGCGGGACGTCGCGGATGCCGACGCGCTGCTCAAGACCGAGATGGCTGCCGGCCACGGCGGCGTCTCGGGCCGGTACTCGGCGTGGCGGGAGCGCGCCTTCTCGCTGGCGTGGCTGCTCGACGTGGTGGGGGCGCACCCGAGCGGGGAGTGA
- the nagE gene encoding N-acetylglucosamine-specific PTS transporter subunit IIBC — MKFMQRLGRSIMLPVAVLPVAAILVGVSYWIRSAVGDNVASTFLSAAGGALLDNMPLLFAIGVSIGMATKSDGTSALAGLVSWLTMTRLLSPETVAAFQGVSASRVDPAFSSVENAFIGILCGLIGAFSYNRFKDTRLPDALSFFSGKRSVAIVTAGLSLVVALALLFVWPLVYGGLVAFGTWVVTLGPIGAGIYGFLNRMLIPLGLHHALNSVFWFDVAGINDLNDFLSGDGVHGVTGQYMTGFFPVMMFGLPGAALAMYVTAKTARKKAVAGILLSSAVASFFVGVTEPLEFSFVFLAPWLYVIHAVFTGISLAVSAWLPVREGFGFSGGFIDLVLNWVNPLAENPWILPVMGVFWFVVYFVVFRFVILRFRLKTPGREDDEQAPDEAADAAEAGEDRYAATASRFVTALGGAENIVELDNCATRLRMQVADVSLVDDAALKRAGAAGTMKPGGGAVQVVYGLNVQFVKDAMERVLSGGVPAAVPAGTVAEAPGQAAPSTEPSAATEADAASTVLVLRQPIAGAVHPLSDVPDPTFGEGIMGPGLAIEPSEGLVVAPADGTVAHLTKTNHAIAMVLDGGVELLIHVGIDTVEMGGKGFEPLVEAETAVTAGTPLLRFDLDAIRAAGHPTITPVVVLNDEQASIRFDR; from the coding sequence ATGAAGTTCATGCAGCGGCTCGGCCGGTCGATCATGCTCCCGGTCGCCGTCCTGCCCGTCGCGGCCATCCTGGTGGGCGTCAGCTACTGGATCCGCTCCGCCGTGGGCGACAACGTGGCCTCCACGTTCCTCAGCGCGGCCGGCGGCGCGCTCCTCGACAACATGCCGCTGCTGTTCGCGATCGGCGTCTCCATCGGCATGGCGACCAAGAGCGACGGCACCTCCGCGCTGGCCGGGCTGGTCTCGTGGCTGACGATGACCCGGCTGCTGAGCCCGGAGACCGTCGCCGCCTTCCAGGGGGTCTCGGCGTCGCGGGTCGACCCGGCCTTCTCGAGCGTCGAGAACGCCTTCATCGGCATCCTGTGCGGGTTGATCGGCGCCTTCTCGTACAACCGGTTCAAAGACACCAGGCTGCCCGACGCGCTCTCGTTCTTCTCCGGCAAGCGGTCCGTGGCGATCGTCACCGCCGGCCTCTCCCTCGTCGTCGCGCTGGCGCTGCTGTTCGTGTGGCCGCTGGTCTACGGCGGGCTCGTGGCGTTCGGCACCTGGGTGGTCACCCTCGGTCCGATCGGCGCCGGAATCTACGGGTTCCTCAACCGGATGCTCATCCCGCTCGGGCTCCACCACGCGCTCAACTCGGTGTTCTGGTTCGACGTCGCCGGCATCAACGACCTCAACGACTTCCTCTCCGGAGACGGCGTCCACGGGGTGACGGGGCAGTACATGACCGGCTTCTTCCCGGTGATGATGTTCGGCCTCCCCGGCGCCGCCCTCGCGATGTACGTGACCGCCAAGACTGCGCGCAAGAAGGCGGTGGCGGGCATCCTGCTCTCGTCCGCCGTGGCGTCGTTCTTCGTCGGGGTCACCGAGCCGCTCGAGTTCTCGTTCGTGTTCCTGGCGCCGTGGCTGTACGTCATCCACGCCGTCTTCACCGGTATCTCGCTGGCGGTCAGCGCCTGGCTGCCGGTGCGCGAGGGCTTCGGCTTCTCGGGAGGCTTCATCGACCTGGTGCTCAACTGGGTGAACCCGCTGGCGGAGAACCCGTGGATCCTGCCGGTGATGGGAGTGTTCTGGTTCGTCGTGTACTTCGTCGTGTTCCGGTTCGTGATCCTGCGCTTCCGGCTGAAGACGCCGGGCCGGGAGGACGACGAGCAGGCTCCCGACGAGGCCGCGGACGCGGCCGAAGCGGGCGAGGACCGCTACGCGGCGACCGCCTCCCGGTTCGTGACCGCGCTCGGCGGAGCCGAGAACATCGTCGAGCTGGACAACTGCGCCACGCGCCTCCGAATGCAGGTCGCCGACGTGTCACTCGTGGACGACGCTGCCCTCAAGCGGGCAGGAGCCGCCGGGACGATGAAGCCGGGCGGGGGCGCCGTGCAGGTCGTCTACGGTCTCAACGTGCAATTCGTGAAGGACGCGATGGAGCGCGTGCTCTCTGGAGGCGTTCCCGCCGCCGTGCCGGCGGGAACCGTCGCGGAGGCGCCCGGGCAGGCAGCCCCTTCCACTGAGCCGTCGGCTGCGACGGAGGCGGACGCCGCCTCGACGGTCCTCGTGCTCCGCCAGCCCATCGCGGGCGCGGTGCATCCCCTCAGCGATGTGCCCGATCCGACGTTCGGCGAAGGGATCATGGGCCCCGGCCTCGCGATCGAGCCGAGCGAGGGACTCGTCGTGGCGCCCGCCGACGGCACGGTCGCGCACCTCACCAAGACGAACCACGCCATCGCGATGGTCCTCGACGGCGGGGTGGAACTCCTCATCCACGTCGGCATCGACACGGTCGAGATGGGCGGGAAGGGCTTCGAGCCCCTGGTGGAGGCGGAGACGGCCGTCACCGCGGGCACCCCGCTGCTGCGGTTCGACCTCGACGCGATCCGCGCCGCGGGTCACCCCACGATCACGCCCGTCGTCGTGCTGAACGACGAGCAGGCGAGCATCCGGTTCGACCGCTAG
- a CDS encoding ROK family protein, whose amino-acid sequence MSADVIVGGAAGAAAPAASAAAASAASTAPIGPVVVAVDLGGTAMKGAVVSEDGRVVAEATRATPSDGILESLVALLADLRDGAVADGLNVVGAGVATPGMLDETRGFVHYASNLGWRDVPLLDIVRDRLGLPVAVGHDVRAAGLAERTAGAAQGEDDVVLVPIGTGVAAALVTAGGTITGATGAAGEFGHIPVIPDGEPCTCGQRGCLEVYMSGAGVARRYRAAGGEALSTRAIVARLGSDPLADRIWSEAVAVLAQGLDILTLLLDPGVIVLGGGVSHAGAALFDPLGERMSAGLAWRERPRVVRSAFGGDAGRAGAALLAFGAAGA is encoded by the coding sequence ATGAGCGCCGACGTGATCGTGGGCGGGGCGGCCGGTGCGGCTGCACCCGCCGCCTCCGCGGCCGCCGCCTCCGCCGCCTCCACCGCACCCATCGGCCCCGTCGTCGTCGCCGTCGACCTCGGCGGCACAGCGATGAAGGGCGCCGTCGTGAGCGAGGACGGCCGCGTCGTCGCCGAAGCCACGCGCGCGACACCCTCCGACGGCATCCTGGAGTCGCTGGTCGCCCTCCTCGCCGACCTGCGCGACGGCGCGGTCGCCGACGGGCTGAACGTCGTCGGCGCGGGCGTCGCGACACCGGGCATGCTGGACGAGACGCGCGGATTCGTGCACTACGCCTCCAACCTCGGCTGGCGCGACGTGCCGCTCCTCGACATCGTGCGCGACCGCCTGGGCCTGCCCGTCGCAGTCGGGCACGACGTGCGCGCGGCCGGGCTCGCAGAACGCACCGCCGGTGCGGCGCAGGGCGAGGACGACGTGGTGCTGGTGCCCATCGGCACGGGCGTCGCCGCCGCCCTCGTGACGGCGGGCGGCACCATCACCGGCGCGACGGGCGCTGCGGGCGAGTTCGGCCACATCCCCGTGATCCCCGACGGCGAGCCGTGCACCTGCGGGCAGCGGGGCTGCCTCGAGGTGTACATGTCGGGTGCCGGGGTCGCACGCCGCTATCGCGCGGCCGGCGGCGAGGCGCTGAGCACCCGCGCGATCGTCGCCCGGCTCGGCTCGGACCCGCTCGCCGACCGCATCTGGTCGGAGGCGGTGGCGGTCCTCGCCCAGGGCCTCGACATCCTCACCCTGCTGCTCGACCCGGGTGTGATCGTGCTGGGTGGCGGCGTCTCGCACGCCGGGGCGGCGCTGTTCGACCCGCTCGGCGAGCGGATGTCGGCCGGACTGGCCTGGCGCGAGCGGCCCCGGGTCGTGCGGAGCGCGTTCGGCGGCGACGCCGGGCGCGCGGGGGCGGCACTGCTGGCGTTCGGGGCGGCCGGCGCCTGA
- a CDS encoding copper homeostasis protein CutC — protein sequence MSPSSRVLVEICLDDLSGVGAAERAGADRIELCAALSEGGITPSIGTVAGALQAARRIDVNVLVRQRPGDFVYTAEEVEAMVADIRAMRSLPRADGVALGFVIGALAPDGTVDLPATARLAQACGEAPVTFHKAFDQVPDRIAALEQLVSLGVTRILTSGGAPSALDGAAELGELVRRAGDRVTILAGGGVRPANAAEVVRRTGVREVHLRAMEAVPSASSTASVYDTGTREVTSEAVVAAVVASVSEVAA from the coding sequence GTGAGCCCCTCCTCCCGCGTCCTCGTCGAGATCTGCCTGGACGACCTCTCCGGCGTCGGCGCGGCCGAGCGCGCGGGCGCGGACCGCATCGAGCTGTGCGCTGCGCTCTCCGAGGGCGGGATCACGCCGTCGATCGGCACCGTCGCCGGCGCACTTCAGGCTGCGCGCCGCATCGACGTCAACGTGCTCGTGCGACAGCGGCCCGGCGACTTCGTCTACACGGCGGAGGAGGTGGAGGCGATGGTCGCGGACATCCGTGCCATGCGCTCCCTCCCCCGTGCCGACGGCGTCGCACTCGGCTTCGTGATCGGCGCGCTCGCCCCGGACGGGACCGTGGACCTGCCGGCCACCGCGCGGCTGGCACAGGCGTGCGGCGAAGCTCCCGTGACCTTCCACAAGGCGTTCGATCAGGTCCCCGACCGGATCGCGGCGCTCGAACAACTCGTGTCGCTCGGCGTCACGCGCATCCTCACCTCGGGCGGAGCGCCGAGCGCTCTCGACGGGGCGGCGGAGCTGGGCGAGCTGGTGCGCCGGGCCGGTGACCGGGTGACGATCCTCGCCGGAGGCGGCGTGCGGCCCGCCAACGCGGCTGAGGTCGTCCGGCGGACGGGCGTGCGCGAGGTGCACCTGCGGGCGATGGAGGCGGTGCCGAGCGCATCGTCCACCGCCTCCGTGTACGACACGGGAACGCGCGAGGTGACCTCGGAGGCCGTCGTCGCCGCGGTCGTGGCCTCTGTGAGCGAGGTGGCGGCATGA
- a CDS encoding asparaginase produces MPSTASPLPAVEPAVEELAELAAVRRSGLIESRHFGSLVAVDPSGATVLELGLPDAVILPRSTVKPLQALACLTAGAELAGPELAIAAGSHTGEDEHVRVVRELLARAGVDDEALGCPVDRPEDEGTFERMIRAGEPRARVRMNCSGKHAAMLLAAATNGWPTEGYLDPQHPLQQHIRATMAEVTGVPVGADAIDGCGAPLFGTTVRGIARAFGRLVQAEPGTPERAVADAMREHPFYVGGSGHQNSTLMETVPGALAKGGAEGVIGVAAPDGTAVAMKIVDGSPRATTLLALRVLEALGTPIAGAHALVELPVLGGGVPVGAIEVGRDLAAALERLA; encoded by the coding sequence ATGCCTAGCACCGCCTCCCCCCTGCCCGCCGTCGAGCCCGCCGTCGAGGAGCTCGCCGAGCTGGCCGCCGTCCGCCGGTCGGGCCTGATCGAGAGCCGGCACTTCGGGAGCCTCGTGGCGGTCGACCCGTCGGGTGCCACGGTGCTCGAGCTGGGCCTCCCGGACGCGGTGATCCTCCCCCGCAGCACGGTGAAGCCGCTGCAGGCGCTCGCGTGCCTGACCGCGGGCGCGGAGCTCGCCGGCCCCGAGCTCGCCATCGCCGCGGGCAGCCACACCGGCGAGGACGAGCACGTGCGCGTCGTGCGCGAGCTGCTGGCACGCGCGGGCGTCGACGACGAGGCGCTCGGCTGCCCGGTCGACCGGCCGGAGGACGAGGGCACGTTCGAGCGGATGATCCGCGCCGGGGAGCCGCGCGCCCGCGTGCGGATGAATTGCTCGGGCAAGCACGCCGCGATGCTGCTGGCCGCCGCGACCAACGGCTGGCCGACCGAGGGCTACCTCGACCCGCAGCACCCGCTGCAGCAGCACATCCGCGCGACCATGGCGGAGGTGACCGGCGTCCCGGTCGGCGCCGACGCGATCGACGGCTGCGGCGCGCCGCTCTTCGGCACGACCGTCCGCGGGATCGCTCGCGCCTTCGGCCGCCTGGTGCAGGCCGAGCCCGGCACCCCGGAGCGCGCGGTCGCCGACGCGATGCGCGAGCACCCCTTCTACGTGGGCGGCAGCGGCCACCAGAACTCGACGCTGATGGAGACGGTGCCCGGCGCGCTCGCCAAGGGCGGCGCGGAAGGCGTCATCGGCGTCGCGGCGCCCGATGGCACCGCGGTCGCGATGAAGATCGTCGACGGCAGCCCGCGCGCCACCACCCTGCTCGCCCTGCGCGTGCTGGAGGCGCTCGGCACCCCGATCGCCGGCGCGCACGCGCTGGTCGAGCTGCCGGTGCTCGGCGGCGGCGTGCCGGTCGGCGCCATCGAGGTCGGTCGCGACCTGGCCGCCGCGCTGGAGCGCCTGGCGTGA
- a CDS encoding amino acid ABC transporter permease: MTAQLIPDRPAPARARKPRRRYDAAFMYDVPGPRGRRRIAIGSVVSILVIVAVLGAGLWQFASHGQLAPERWAPFTQWSIWLYLLNGLWGTLQAAALVAVLGGALGVLLALGRISGLRWLRFVCGLYIEIARTVPVLLVIYLMLFGLPQLGINLPTIWKLVVPLTIANSAVFAEIIRAGIASLPRGQQEAALSLGLRSGQAMRYVVLPQAFRNVAPSLVTQLVSLLKDTSLGYIVAWTELLYRGQVLASYLHLLIPTYVAVTVIYLIVNGSLSAFASRLQRGPRRRRPSTQPVLPALPAAGDDDTALTGHGSTENTKAPHA; encoded by the coding sequence ATGACCGCGCAGCTCATCCCGGACCGTCCGGCGCCCGCCCGTGCCCGCAAGCCGCGTCGTCGTTACGATGCCGCGTTCATGTACGACGTGCCCGGCCCGCGCGGCCGCCGTCGCATCGCCATCGGCTCGGTCGTCAGCATCCTCGTCATCGTCGCCGTGCTCGGCGCCGGGCTCTGGCAGTTCGCCTCGCACGGCCAGCTCGCGCCGGAGCGCTGGGCGCCCTTCACCCAGTGGTCGATCTGGCTGTACCTGCTCAACGGGCTCTGGGGCACCCTCCAGGCCGCCGCGCTGGTCGCCGTGCTCGGCGGTGCGCTCGGCGTGCTGCTCGCGCTCGGCCGGATCAGCGGACTGCGCTGGCTGCGGTTCGTCTGCGGGCTCTACATCGAGATCGCCCGCACCGTGCCGGTGCTACTGGTCATCTACCTGATGCTGTTCGGCCTCCCCCAGCTCGGCATCAACCTGCCGACCATCTGGAAGCTGGTCGTGCCGCTGACCATCGCGAACTCCGCCGTGTTCGCCGAGATCATCCGCGCCGGCATCGCCAGCCTCCCGCGGGGCCAGCAGGAGGCGGCGCTCAGCCTGGGCCTGCGCTCGGGCCAGGCGATGCGCTACGTCGTGCTGCCGCAGGCGTTCCGCAACGTGGCGCCGTCGCTCGTGACGCAGCTCGTCAGCCTCCTGAAGGACACCTCGCTCGGCTACATCGTGGCGTGGACGGAGCTGCTCTACCGCGGCCAGGTGCTCGCGTCGTACCTGCACCTGCTGATCCCCACCTACGTCGCAGTGACGGTCATCTACCTCATCGTCAACGGCAGCCTGTCGGCTTTCGCGTCGCGGCTGCAGCGCGGCCCGCGCCGGCGCCGCCCCTCCACCCAGCCCGTGCTGCCCGCCCTGCCGGCCGCCGGGGACGACGACACCGCGCTCACCGGGCACGGGTCGACCGAGAACACGAAAGCACCGCATGCCTAG
- a CDS encoding amino acid ABC transporter permease yields the protein MNPLIDNLGPLAQALGTTLLMAVVAGVGSIVLGVLITVARVSPIPVLRAAAFLYVQFFINVPLLALLLLAVFALPDAGVLLPLTPTATIVLMVYEAAYVAEAVRSGVNTVPVGQVEASRALGLTLAQSLRYVVVPQALRAVVQPIGNVMIALAMNTALAAAVGVVELTAEVNKINLVAAQPILIFSSAGIVYMAIALAIGLAAGWVERKVAIAR from the coding sequence ATGAACCCCCTGATCGACAACCTCGGGCCGCTGGCCCAGGCCCTCGGAACGACGCTGCTCATGGCCGTCGTCGCGGGCGTCGGCTCGATCGTGCTCGGCGTGCTGATCACGGTCGCGCGCGTCAGCCCGATCCCGGTGCTGCGCGCGGCGGCGTTCCTCTACGTCCAGTTCTTCATCAACGTGCCGCTGCTGGCGCTCCTGCTGCTCGCGGTCTTCGCCCTCCCCGACGCCGGCGTCCTCCTCCCCCTCACGCCCACGGCCACCATCGTGCTGATGGTCTACGAGGCCGCGTACGTGGCGGAGGCCGTGCGCTCCGGCGTCAACACCGTCCCTGTCGGCCAGGTGGAGGCGTCGCGCGCGCTGGGCCTGACCCTCGCCCAGTCGCTGCGGTACGTCGTCGTGCCGCAGGCGCTGCGCGCGGTGGTCCAGCCGATCGGAAACGTCATGATCGCCCTCGCGATGAACACCGCGCTCGCCGCCGCCGTCGGCGTCGTCGAGCTGACCGCCGAGGTGAACAAGATCAACCTCGTTGCGGCCCAGCCCATCCTGATCTTCTCGAGCGCCGGCATCGTCTACATGGCGATCGCGCTCGCCATCGGCCTCGCCGCCGGCTGGGTCGAGCGGAAGGTGGCGATCGCCCGATGA